The following proteins are encoded in a genomic region of Acidobacteriota bacterium:
- a CDS encoding TIM barrel protein, with product MDVSWKKYMQVGLVHFMAFPEVLTGEGPVLETLDSVLTDDFFDVIEITTIRDPEVRKAAREMLVSSKIVVTYGSQPVQLVNKLDLNSLDADTRQAAVERCLACVDEAVEMGCRGVAFLSGPHPGEEKRQTATDLLVDSFDRICSHAASKGDLKVVVETFDFDIDKKALIGPNAEAVSFSERVRQKHDNFGLMLDLSHLPLQRETTRYALHVAKDHLVHAHMGNCLMRDTAHPAYGDQHPRFGIAGGENDVPEVVEYIRTLIEIGYLKENQPRILSFEVKPLPGESSRMVLANAKRTLREAWELV from the coding sequence ATGGATGTTTCCTGGAAAAAATACATGCAGGTCGGATTGGTTCATTTCATGGCCTTTCCCGAGGTTCTCACGGGAGAGGGGCCGGTGTTGGAGACATTGGACTCGGTGTTGACCGACGATTTCTTCGACGTCATTGAAATTACGACCATACGGGATCCCGAGGTGCGAAAAGCGGCGCGGGAGATGTTGGTTTCCAGCAAGATCGTGGTCACCTACGGAAGCCAACCGGTGCAATTGGTCAACAAGCTCGATCTCAACAGCCTGGATGCCGACACGCGCCAGGCCGCCGTTGAGCGCTGTCTTGCCTGCGTGGATGAAGCCGTGGAGATGGGTTGCCGCGGAGTGGCCTTTCTGAGCGGACCTCACCCGGGCGAGGAGAAGCGGCAGACGGCCACCGACCTGTTGGTGGATTCCTTCGACAGAATCTGCTCCCATGCAGCTTCCAAGGGCGACCTCAAGGTGGTGGTGGAAACTTTCGATTTCGACATCGACAAGAAGGCTCTCATCGGTCCCAACGCCGAGGCGGTGAGCTTTTCGGAGCGGGTGAGGCAGAAACACGACAATTTCGGCCTCATGCTGGACTTGAGCCATCTGCCCCTGCAGAGAGAAACCACCCGGTACGCGCTCCACGTTGCCAAGGATCACCTGGTCCACGCCCACATGGGGAATTGCCTCATGAGGGACACCGCTCATCCGGCCTATGGCGACCAGCATCCCAGGTTCGGCATTGCCGGAGGGGAAAACGATGTGCCCGAGGTGGTCGAATACATCAGAACCCTGATTGAAATCGGATATCTCAAAGAAAACCAGCCTCGCATCCTGAGCTTCGAGGTCAAGCCTCTGCCCGGCGAGAGCAGCCGGATGGTGTTGGCCAATGCCAAACGAACCCTTCGTGAGGCCTGGGAGCTGGTGTAG
- a CDS encoding sulfatase: MNSTALGCLTALLIAALPAAGQHRSEATDPPNILLVTIDTLRADHLSCYGYHRKTSPNIDALAAQGVRFEHAYCTIPLTGPSHVSLFSSRYPQEHGVRINGVPIPKDSKWLYLPQILRRFGYFNAAFVSAWPLASHLTGFSHWFQIYDEDMKRRYQFLNSSRFAEDVTPQAISWLEDQRVEPFFLWVHYFDPHAPYHLRKGFAEPATNGHAAATHPEISAAMKDRIRRYDSEIGYVDHHLGLLLRALDKVGARDSTLLILTSDHGESLGEHDYVGHGRHLYDSILRVPLIVRYPGRIEPGKVIDAPVSLLDVTPTILDLSGLSQRQPPIPANFVGRSLAGAIQNGNPLPEHPVRFLTFAGKKGWTPSWLSFSWAWLRYPKLPLRLGWLNGPSKSVWTPREKSLLIFDLASDVHELDPVSVSSENDRFTEETTPLELWFKATDLTEADMKRAKRDEEILKSLGYTQ; the protein is encoded by the coding sequence ATGAATTCAACAGCCCTTGGCTGCCTGACCGCACTGCTGATTGCAGCATTGCCGGCCGCAGGCCAGCACCGTTCCGAGGCGACCGATCCGCCCAATATTCTGCTGGTCACCATCGATACCCTGCGGGCCGATCATCTTTCCTGCTACGGCTACCACCGCAAGACCAGTCCCAACATCGACGCTCTGGCTGCCCAGGGAGTTCGCTTCGAACACGCCTACTGCACAATCCCCCTGACCGGTCCTTCCCACGTTTCGCTCTTCTCCAGCCGATACCCGCAAGAGCATGGGGTTCGCATCAACGGGGTCCCAATCCCCAAGGACTCCAAGTGGCTTTACCTGCCCCAGATCCTGCGGCGTTTCGGCTATTTCAACGCGGCCTTCGTAAGCGCCTGGCCACTGGCTTCTCACTTGACCGGCTTCTCCCATTGGTTCCAGATCTACGACGAGGACATGAAGCGGCGCTATCAGTTCCTGAACTCCAGCCGCTTTGCCGAAGATGTCACGCCGCAGGCTATTTCCTGGCTTGAGGATCAGCGGGTGGAGCCGTTTTTTCTCTGGGTGCATTACTTCGATCCGCACGCCCCCTACCATCTGAGAAAGGGTTTCGCAGAACCGGCAACCAATGGACATGCAGCGGCAACGCATCCCGAAATCAGCGCCGCCATGAAGGATCGCATTCGCCGCTACGACTCGGAAATCGGCTATGTCGACCACCACTTGGGGTTGCTACTGAGGGCCCTGGACAAGGTGGGTGCCCGGGACTCGACGCTCTTGATTCTGACGTCCGACCATGGGGAGAGCCTGGGAGAGCATGACTATGTGGGCCACGGTCGCCACCTATACGACTCCATCCTGAGGGTCCCCCTGATTGTCCGGTACCCCGGCCGGATCGAACCCGGAAAAGTTATTGACGCCCCCGTGAGCCTGCTGGACGTAACCCCTACGATTCTGGATCTTTCGGGACTCTCTCAACGTCAGCCCCCCATTCCGGCCAACTTCGTGGGAAGAAGTCTGGCAGGAGCCATTCAAAACGGAAATCCCCTGCCGGAACATCCCGTGCGGTTCCTGACCTTTGCCGGCAAAAAGGGCTGGACCCCCTCCTGGCTCTCCTTTTCCTGGGCCTGGCTGCGTTACCCCAAGCTGCCACTCCGCCTGGGTTGGCTGAATGGCCCTTCCAAGTCCGTTTGGACCCCTCGGGAGAAGTCCCTTCTCATTTTCGATCTGGCCAGCGACGTCCATGAGTTGGATCCCGTGTCGGTCAGCTCCGAAAACGACCGCTTCACTGAAGAGACCACCCCGCTGGAGCTTTGGTTCAAGGCCACCGACCTGACCGAGGCGGACATGAAGCGCGCCAAGCGGGACGAAGAAATCCTGAAGAGCCTGGGGTACACGCAATAG